Proteins encoded by one window of Pseudanabaenaceae cyanobacterium SKYG29:
- a CDS encoding MBL fold metallo-hydrolase, producing MTSRFTVHFWGVRGSIPTPGISTIRYGGNTSCVEMRCNGKRLIFDAGTGIRVLGDHLLQEMPLEAHIFFTHTHWDHIQGFPFFTPAFVKGNTFHIYGKVSLNGDTIEKCLCNQMLDPNFPVPLGIMGSTKYFYSLEFGQVVDLGDGVTVETGRLNHPGEAMGYRVSWQNRAVVYATDTEHYSDRVDENLVYLARNADFLIMDCTYTDEEYWSDTSPKVGWGHSTWQEGVKIAKAAQVKHLVVFHHDPAHDDDFLDKVGAELKAAFPNGIMAQEGMVLAVTQQEEELCPIG from the coding sequence ATGACAAGCCGCTTTACTGTGCATTTTTGGGGCGTGCGGGGCAGTATTCCCACCCCAGGTATTTCTACAATTCGTTATGGGGGCAACACTTCCTGTGTGGAAATGCGCTGCAATGGCAAACGCCTAATTTTTGATGCAGGTACAGGCATTCGTGTCCTCGGTGACCACCTGCTCCAGGAAATGCCCCTAGAGGCACATATCTTCTTTACCCACACCCACTGGGACCATATCCAAGGCTTTCCCTTCTTCACCCCCGCCTTTGTCAAGGGCAATACCTTCCACATTTACGGCAAGGTCTCCCTCAATGGGGACACGATCGAGAAATGCCTCTGCAACCAAATGCTGGACCCCAATTTCCCTGTCCCCCTAGGTATCATGGGTTCCACTAAGTACTTTTACAGCCTGGAATTTGGGCAGGTGGTAGATTTGGGCGATGGAGTAACTGTAGAAACAGGCAGGCTCAACCATCCAGGGGAGGCCATGGGTTATCGGGTGAGCTGGCAGAATCGAGCAGTTGTCTATGCCACTGATACGGAGCACTACAGCGATCGGGTGGATGAAAATCTAGTTTACCTCGCGCGTAATGCGGATTTTTTAATCATGGACTGCACCTACACCGATGAGGAATACTGGTCAGATACTAGTCCCAAAGTGGGCTGGGGGCATTCCACTTGGCAAGAGGGAGTTAAGATCGCCAAAGCTGCCCAGGTTAAGCATCTAGTGGTTTTTCACCATGACCCCGCCCACGATGACGACTTCCTAGACAAAGTGGGTGCAGAACTAAAAGCGGCTTTTCCCAACGGCATAATGGCGCAGGAAGGAATGGTGTTAGCGGTAACGCAACAGGAGGAAGAATTATGCCCGATCGGATGA
- a CDS encoding branched-chain amino acid ABC transporter permease — translation MDVFWQQLANGISIGSVYAIFALGYTLVFSVLGIINFAHGAIFTLGAYLTYCWHGGKFGFNGLLANQSLPKFLHLPFPLAVIAGSAIAGLVSVAIERWCFRPLRYRQADSLLTLISSLGVAVVIVNLIQYLVGAEIYTFKSDIFGNLPTALTVGNIKVRTAQVLIFAVSVVILALLTFLLNYTKWGKALQAVAEDPNVAILLGIDPDRFITLTFFLSGFLGGVAGSLVGASVSIAGPYFGISFGLKGLAVIVLGGLGSIGGAVLAGFTIGIAESLVPAQWNAYREAVAFGILFLMLLLRPQGLFGHVKIKV, via the coding sequence GTGGACGTTTTTTGGCAGCAACTGGCTAATGGTATTTCTATTGGCAGTGTTTATGCCATTTTTGCCCTCGGCTATACCCTTGTATTTTCCGTGTTAGGGATTATCAACTTTGCCCATGGGGCTATATTTACGCTGGGTGCTTATCTCACCTATTGCTGGCATGGTGGTAAATTTGGCTTCAACGGGCTTTTAGCTAATCAATCTCTACCCAAATTTCTCCACTTGCCCTTTCCCCTAGCCGTGATAGCGGGGAGCGCGATCGCTGGTTTGGTTAGTGTGGCCATTGAGCGATGGTGTTTTCGTCCCCTGCGCTACCGACAGGCCGATAGCTTACTTACTCTCATCTCCAGTTTGGGCGTGGCAGTGGTTATAGTTAACCTCATTCAATACCTGGTAGGTGCGGAAATTTACACCTTCAAAAGCGATATTTTCGGCAATCTCCCCACTGCCCTCACTGTCGGTAATATCAAAGTCAGAACTGCCCAAGTGCTAATTTTTGCTGTGTCCGTTGTCATTCTGGCACTTCTCACCTTTCTCCTCAACTACACTAAGTGGGGAAAAGCCCTGCAAGCTGTGGCGGAAGACCCTAATGTGGCTATTTTATTGGGGATTGACCCCGATCGATTTATTACGCTTACCTTCTTTCTGTCAGGCTTTTTAGGGGGAGTAGCAGGGTCCTTAGTGGGAGCAAGTGTCAGTATTGCTGGTCCGTATTTCGGCATTAGTTTTGGGTTGAAGGGATTAGCTGTAATTGTGTTAGGGGGCTTGGGGAGTATTGGGGGGGCAGTACTAGCGGGATTTACAATTGGCATAGCCGAATCCCTCGTACCAGCCCAGTGGAATGCCTACCGTGAAGCTGTTGCCTTTGGCATTCTATTTTTAATGCTATTGTTGCGACCCCAGGGTTTGTTTGGTCATGTCAAAATAAAAGTATAA
- a CDS encoding AAA family ATPase — protein MAFGTDLELLLRARYPIIAIGALAEEEVEAEVAEVAKRLGRSLYIWDFVEGYQGSPTNQGVGKRNPLQALEFLDKIEGGAVFLLRDGDRFWEDVAVSRKLRNLARRLKQLPQNLILLVTTKTVPEFLREVVTVIDFPLPSADRIRQELQNFGVKEQELLEELTRACQGLSLERLRRVLSLAIADHGELRHGDGQLILAEKRQSIRQTEILDFFPDTTGIDDIGGLDNLKEWLLRRGNAFSDRARQYGIPYPRGLLLVGIQGTGKSLTAKAIAHHWSLPLLRLDVGRLFAGLVGESEARTRQMTQLAEAMAPCVLWVDEIDKAFSGDGRGDGGTTNRVFATFLTWMAEKTAPVFVVATANNIRALPPELLRKGRFDEIFFVGLPNQEERAQIFAVHLNRVRGYNLRNYDLDRLAYETPNFSGAEIEQVIIEAMHIGFSQNRDFTTEDILEAASQIVPLAQTASAEVEYLQEWAKSGKARLASRSALFRD, from the coding sequence ATGGCATTTGGCACAGATTTAGAGCTGCTGCTGCGGGCGCGCTACCCCATTATAGCGATCGGGGCATTGGCGGAAGAGGAGGTAGAGGCAGAGGTTGCCGAGGTTGCCAAACGGCTGGGGCGTAGCCTGTATATTTGGGATTTTGTCGAAGGTTACCAGGGCAGTCCCACTAACCAGGGAGTGGGCAAGCGCAATCCCCTCCAGGCATTGGAGTTCCTAGACAAAATCGAGGGAGGAGCAGTTTTTCTCCTCAGAGACGGCGATCGGTTCTGGGAGGATGTAGCTGTCAGTAGGAAGTTACGCAATCTCGCCCGCCGACTCAAGCAGTTGCCCCAGAATCTGATCTTGCTGGTCACGACCAAGACTGTGCCGGAATTTCTGCGGGAAGTGGTAACAGTCATAGATTTTCCGCTGCCCAGTGCCGATCGGATTCGCCAGGAACTGCAAAATTTTGGGGTAAAGGAGCAGGAGTTACTAGAGGAACTGACCAGGGCTTGTCAGGGGCTGTCCTTAGAGCGGCTGCGCCGGGTTTTGTCCTTGGCTATAGCTGATCACGGCGAATTACGCCATGGCGACGGGCAGTTAATCCTAGCAGAAAAGCGACAAAGCATTCGTCAAACGGAAATTTTAGATTTCTTTCCTGACACCACGGGCATTGACGACATTGGGGGCTTAGACAACCTTAAAGAGTGGCTACTGAGGCGGGGGAATGCTTTTAGCGATCGGGCACGGCAATACGGCATTCCTTACCCCAGGGGGTTATTGTTAGTCGGCATTCAAGGGACAGGAAAATCTTTGACAGCAAAAGCGATCGCCCATCACTGGTCTTTACCTCTCCTGCGCTTGGATGTGGGGCGGTTATTTGCTGGTTTAGTGGGAGAAAGTGAAGCCCGTACCCGCCAGATGACCCAACTAGCGGAGGCGATGGCACCCTGTGTGCTCTGGGTAGACGAAATTGACAAAGCCTTCAGTGGCGACGGCAGAGGGGATGGGGGGACAACCAACCGTGTCTTTGCTACCTTTTTGACCTGGATGGCGGAAAAGACGGCACCGGTGTTTGTCGTTGCCACTGCCAACAATATTCGCGCCTTGCCCCCAGAACTGCTGCGCAAAGGGCGATTTGATGAAATCTTCTTCGTCGGCTTACCCAACCAGGAGGAGCGGGCACAGATTTTTGCTGTTCATCTCAACCGCGTGCGGGGCTACAACCTGAGAAACTATGACCTCGATCGCCTTGCCTATGAAACCCCCAACTTTTCAGGAGCAGAGATCGAACAGGTGATCATCGAAGCTATGCACATTGGCTTTAGCCAAAATCGCGACTTTACTACCGAAGATATATTGGAAGCTGCCAGTCAAATTGTGCCCCTTGCCCAGACCGCCAGTGCCGAGGTGGAATATTTGCAGGAGTGGGCTAAATCGGGAAAAGCTCGCCTGGCTTCCCGATCGGCATTATTCCGTGACTAG
- a CDS encoding pre-16S rRNA-processing nuclease YqgF, which translates to MFLGLDPGKSKCGLAVMDFERKLWVQEVVPTSRTIERVAKILADYPISVIIVGNGTGSKAWRDLLEPQVKVVLVDEKFSTLEARQKYWQLYPPKGIFKLLPQSWRIPPRDFDDVVAIVLIERYLKQLVTE; encoded by the coding sequence GTGTTTCTTGGACTTGACCCCGGTAAAAGTAAGTGTGGTTTAGCAGTGATGGACTTCGAGCGGAAACTCTGGGTGCAGGAGGTAGTACCCACATCCCGCACGATCGAGCGGGTGGCAAAAATTTTGGCGGATTACCCCATCTCGGTGATTATTGTGGGCAATGGTACAGGGAGCAAAGCCTGGCGGGATTTACTAGAACCCCAAGTCAAGGTAGTTTTGGTAGATGAAAAATTTAGCACCCTGGAGGCACGGCAGAAGTATTGGCAACTCTACCCCCCCAAAGGCATCTTCAAACTTTTACCCCAATCCTGGCGTATCCCCCCCCGTGATTTTGATGATGTGGTAGCTATTGTCCTCATTGAACGCTATCTCAAACAACTAGTCACGGAATAA
- a CDS encoding NAD+ synthase has protein sequence MRIALAQINPIVGDLEGNTRKILALAKDVDVLITSELALCGYPPRDLLLDRSFIHATQQSLAELAQSLPPHITVLVGAPTFATTGVGQPLWNSAVCLQGGKISQVFPKRLLPNYDVFDEQRYFRSGTTANVLSLQVGEKKIKIGVTICEDLWHDVDFLDPLYDQNPLAELVRQPIDLLVNLSASPFTMQKQRLREKILQHHAQKYELPIVYVNQVGGNDDLIFDGNSFVVNRQGEVVARAKSFQPDLLLVEFDTNKGDFPLPVTPGYGVATEAEVWQALVLGLRDYAYKCGFQRAVLGLSGGIDSALVATIATEALGRENVLGVLMPSPYSSSHSIADAQQLADNLGIKTVVIPITPLMQSYDQALAPLFQDKPPDVTEENLQSRIRGTLLMALSNKFGYLLLSTGNKSELAVGYCTLYGDMNGGLAVIGDVPKTLVYRLCHWLNAAPDFPLQHLTPGVLIPPAILTKAPSAELRPNQTDQDSLPPYDILDDILFHLIDRHASRPEIVARGHDPATVDRVIHLVRRAEFKRRQAAPTLKISDRAFGTGWRMPIASKFR, from the coding sequence ATGCGTATTGCTCTCGCCCAAATCAACCCGATCGTTGGCGACTTGGAGGGAAACACCCGTAAGATACTGGCTTTGGCGAAAGACGTTGATGTATTGATTACCTCTGAACTAGCTCTGTGTGGCTATCCGCCTAGGGACTTACTCCTCGATCGCAGTTTCATTCACGCCACGCAGCAGTCTTTAGCCGAACTAGCCCAGTCCCTACCACCGCACATCACCGTTTTAGTGGGCGCACCAACTTTTGCCACAACAGGTGTAGGTCAACCCCTCTGGAACAGTGCCGTTTGTCTGCAGGGTGGTAAAATCAGCCAGGTTTTTCCTAAAAGACTATTGCCTAACTACGATGTCTTTGATGAGCAGAGATACTTCCGATCGGGGACAACTGCCAACGTTTTATCTCTACAGGTAGGAGAAAAAAAGATAAAGATTGGTGTCACCATCTGTGAAGACCTGTGGCACGATGTGGATTTTCTCGACCCCCTCTACGACCAGAATCCCCTGGCAGAATTGGTCAGACAACCGATCGACCTGTTAGTCAATCTCTCTGCTTCTCCGTTTACAATGCAAAAACAAAGACTGCGGGAAAAAATACTACAACACCATGCCCAGAAGTATGAATTACCGATCGTGTACGTCAATCAAGTAGGGGGGAATGACGATTTAATTTTTGATGGCAATAGTTTTGTGGTGAATAGGCAGGGAGAAGTAGTAGCGAGGGCTAAAAGTTTTCAGCCTGATTTGTTGCTCGTAGAATTTGACACGAATAAGGGAGATTTTCCCCTGCCCGTTACGCCTGGGTATGGGGTGGCAACAGAAGCAGAGGTATGGCAGGCACTGGTTTTAGGCTTGCGGGATTATGCCTACAAGTGCGGCTTTCAGAGAGCAGTTTTAGGCTTGAGTGGAGGGATTGATTCTGCCCTAGTGGCAACAATTGCTACGGAAGCTCTGGGCAGAGAAAATGTCTTAGGCGTGCTCATGCCTTCTCCCTATAGCTCCAGCCATTCCATTGCCGATGCCCAACAACTAGCAGATAATTTAGGCATCAAAACTGTTGTCATCCCTATCACTCCTTTGATGCAGAGTTATGACCAAGCTCTTGCGCCGCTCTTTCAAGACAAACCCCCCGATGTCACAGAAGAAAATCTGCAATCCCGTATCCGTGGCACTCTCCTAATGGCACTGTCCAATAAATTTGGTTATCTTTTGTTATCTACAGGCAACAAGTCAGAACTGGCAGTGGGTTATTGCACCCTCTATGGCGATATGAACGGCGGTTTAGCCGTAATTGGTGATGTCCCCAAAACCTTAGTCTATCGTCTTTGTCATTGGTTGAATGCTGCCCCCGATTTTCCCCTTCAGCATCTCACACCTGGTGTGCTCATTCCCCCTGCCATCCTCACTAAAGCCCCCAGTGCCGAACTCAGACCTAATCAAACTGACCAAGACTCCCTCCCCCCCTACGACATCCTGGACGATATTCTCTTTCACCTCATCGATCGCCATGCCTCCCGCCCAGAGATTGTGGCACGGGGTCACGACCCTGCTACCGTCGATCGGGTCATCCATTTGGTCAGAAGAGCGGAATTCAAACGGCGACAAGCAGCGCCTACCCTCAAAATTAGCGATCGTGCCTTTGGCACAGGCTGGCGGATGCCTATTGCGTCTAAATTCCGCTGA
- a CDS encoding chlororespiratory reduction protein 7, translating into MPDRMMFFEDTYVVLSPRLEQQFVSYAELRQILASLLDQAGVEIPIDLRGLHREAQIDRLLATVCEFSTAEGVWQWYVVRLEK; encoded by the coding sequence ATGCCCGATCGGATGATGTTTTTTGAAGATACCTATGTGGTGCTCTCCCCGCGCTTAGAACAACAGTTTGTCTCTTACGCGGAACTCAGGCAAATTTTGGCTAGTCTGTTAGACCAAGCGGGGGTGGAAATACCAATTGATCTACGGGGACTCCATCGGGAAGCACAAATTGACCGTTTACTGGCTACAGTGTGTGAGTTTAGCACCGCTGAGGGAGTGTGGCAGTGGTATGTGGTCAGGCTAGAGAAATAA
- a CDS encoding response regulator transcription factor — translation MLSSTPRVLRVLIADDHELTRCALKFMLMRHQFLQLVGVAGNGKEVLEKVEKERPDVVILDMHMPVMDGWSASRIIKHHWPEVRIVAYSSVEGGKERALAEGAIVDAFCEKGTCVNKLVEVIRSLF, via the coding sequence ATGCTGTCTTCCACCCCGAGAGTCCTCAGAGTATTGATTGCCGACGATCATGAGTTGACAAGATGCGCCCTTAAGTTTATGCTCATGCGCCATCAGTTTTTACAGTTGGTGGGGGTTGCCGGCAATGGCAAGGAGGTATTGGAGAAGGTTGAAAAGGAGCGTCCCGATGTGGTGATTTTAGATATGCATATGCCCGTCATGGATGGCTGGAGTGCCTCCCGCATCATTAAACACCACTGGCCAGAGGTGAGAATTGTGGCTTATTCTTCTGTAGAGGGGGGCAAAGAGAGGGCTTTGGCAGAGGGGGCAATAGTAGATGCTTTTTGTGAGAAGGGGACTTGTGTCAATAAACTGGTTGAGGTGATTCGCTCATTATTTTAA
- a CDS encoding DUF2834 domain-containing protein, with protein MLRGLPFWLIWLGFVTYAFVLAPPDRPDTLDLIQRLINMDIEGINPAIVALFNLMGVYPLIYGCLLFADGQGQKVRAWPFFLGSVFVGAFALLPYCALREPNPQFRGTPNWWIKVTDSRITGFLLAIGTIFLLLYGIKYGDWSDFVYQWRTSRFIHVMSLDFALLTLLFPWLLADDMARRGLQDNYLLYLFVSTVPLIGPAVYLTIRPNLIPASATA; from the coding sequence ATGCTAAGGGGATTGCCGTTTTGGTTGATTTGGTTGGGATTTGTTACCTATGCGTTTGTGTTGGCACCGCCCGATCGTCCTGACACCTTAGACTTGATTCAACGCCTGATCAATATGGACATAGAAGGGATCAATCCAGCGATCGTGGCTTTGTTTAATTTGATGGGGGTGTATCCCTTAATTTATGGCTGTCTGTTGTTTGCCGATGGACAGGGGCAGAAGGTGCGGGCATGGCCCTTTTTCTTGGGGTCAGTGTTTGTGGGAGCCTTTGCCTTACTACCCTATTGCGCCCTCCGTGAACCCAATCCCCAATTCCGAGGTACTCCCAACTGGTGGATCAAAGTGACAGATTCCCGCATCACAGGCTTTTTACTGGCTATAGGCACCATATTCCTACTGCTTTACGGTATTAAGTACGGGGATTGGTCTGATTTTGTCTATCAGTGGCGCACCAGTCGTTTTATCCACGTTATGAGTTTGGATTTTGCTCTCCTCACTCTCCTCTTCCCCTGGCTGCTAGCTGATGACATGGCAAGGAGAGGTCTCCAGGACAACTACCTGCTCTACCTGTTTGTCAGTACTGTGCCTCTCATCGGTCCCGCCGTCTATCTCACCATCAGACCCAATCTCATCCCTGCCTCCGCCACTGCTTAA
- a CDS encoding Ureidoglycolate hydrolase gives MSSILEKSCAPIDPEVFRPFGQVIYPTIDGKIWDAEEAQLDLSQGVPRVYLMQLSDQGLVFDRITQHRRVTQCLASVAGQEWFLGVASPTIPAAKLSVADIHLFRIVGVCLVKLEVGTWHAGPFFRQPEMVFFNLELQDTNINDHHSVQLGQPIRFRIE, from the coding sequence ATGAGTTCAATCTTAGAGAAATCCTGCGCACCAATTGACCCGGAGGTTTTTCGTCCCTTTGGGCAGGTCATTTACCCCACGATCGATGGCAAGATTTGGGATGCGGAAGAGGCACAGTTGGATTTGAGCCAAGGGGTACCCCGTGTTTACCTGATGCAGCTATCAGACCAGGGTTTGGTTTTCGACAGAATTACACAACACCGCCGCGTCACCCAATGCTTAGCTTCTGTAGCAGGGCAGGAGTGGTTTTTGGGGGTAGCTAGTCCTACTATTCCGGCGGCTAAACTGTCAGTGGCAGATATACATTTATTTCGCATTGTGGGAGTTTGTCTGGTCAAATTAGAGGTGGGCACTTGGCACGCCGGTCCGTTTTTCCGCCAGCCTGAAATGGTATTTTTTAATCTGGAATTGCAAGATACAAATATCAATGATCATCACTCTGTGCAATTAGGGCAGCCCATCCGCTTTAGGATTGAATAA
- a CDS encoding Gfo/Idh/MocA family oxidoreductase translates to MNSYRSHAKPIPMGVIGVGNMGQHHARVLSLLKDVDLVGVADINVDRGLDTASKYRVRFFEDYRELLPLVDAVCIAVPTRLHHEVGMTCLKAGVHVLIEKPIAATIAEAESLVNTAAETDRILQVGHIERFNPAFQELAKVLKGETVLAIEAHRLSPYSHRANDVSVVFDLMIHDIDLLLELVPGQITRLSANGNHVSGSGFLDYVTATIAFDNGVIATLTASKVTHRKQRRIVAHCKNSLTEADFLNNEILIHRQTVTANADYSQVLYRRDGLIEKVYTSNIEPLYAELEHFAACVRGGKQPSVGGTQALRALRIASVIEQTALDGQTWYNHEFNLREILRTN, encoded by the coding sequence ATGAATTCCTACCGCAGTCATGCCAAACCTATCCCCATGGGGGTCATAGGGGTAGGCAATATGGGGCAACACCATGCCAGGGTTTTGAGTCTCCTCAAGGATGTGGATTTGGTAGGTGTGGCGGACATAAATGTCGATCGGGGCTTAGATACAGCCAGCAAGTATCGGGTGCGGTTTTTTGAGGATTATCGAGAATTGTTGCCCCTGGTGGATGCGGTGTGTATTGCTGTCCCCACTAGACTCCATCATGAAGTGGGTATGACCTGTCTAAAAGCGGGAGTGCACGTCCTGATTGAGAAACCAATTGCCGCTACCATTGCTGAGGCGGAATCCCTAGTCAATACAGCCGCAGAAACCGATCGGATTTTACAGGTGGGGCACATTGAAAGATTCAATCCCGCTTTTCAAGAGTTAGCAAAGGTGTTAAAGGGGGAGACAGTATTAGCGATCGAAGCCCATCGCCTCAGTCCCTACTCCCACCGCGCCAACGATGTGTCCGTGGTGTTTGACCTAATGATCCACGACATTGACCTCTTGTTAGAATTAGTGCCAGGGCAGATTACTAGACTCAGTGCCAACGGTAACCACGTCTCTGGGTCGGGCTTTTTAGACTATGTGACCGCCACGATCGCCTTTGATAACGGGGTAATCGCCACGCTCACCGCCAGCAAAGTCACCCATCGCAAGCAGAGACGGATTGTTGCCCACTGCAAAAACTCCCTTACGGAGGCGGATTTCCTCAACAATGAGATTTTAATTCACCGCCAAACTGTTACTGCCAATGCGGATTACAGTCAGGTACTCTATCGTCGCGATGGGCTGATTGAGAAGGTCTATACCAGCAACATTGAACCTCTCTATGCTGAATTGGAGCACTTTGCAGCCTGTGTGCGGGGGGGGAAGCAACCTTCTGTGGGAGGAACACAAGCTTTGCGTGCCCTGCGGATTGCCAGTGTGATTGAACAGACAGCCCTTGATGGTCAGACCTGGTACAATCATGAGTTCAATCTTAGAGAAATCCTGCGCACCAATTGA
- a CDS encoding ATP-binding protein, producing MSAAPAYRRSSLIRRVLSGLFLSVSLLTTACLLLLFYVHVGSPEFQSVATVVAVGCLVVGLAVGIYVALSILQRIQPSLTELAMVAEALSAGNLSVRTTIERDDELGEFARAFNRMADQLEAETQKLTARDIQYGVQSLDQVLVSTTDLDKLVQNSLEKVCYLTGAQMGTIYLWQEDRLVLGAQWGHNSSPPVVHLGEGIVGQAAQKGEPVIWENTDSDFLYATPIGNIIPRSLSAWPLRLKRSLVGVLFLASLTPLSDQSQNLLNSIDRRLATAISNAQSVQTIARQREELTTLFEQLVDGILLCDPQGKILKINSAGRQMLGFACDPQSSPVVANSMVELVQQFNIRNSKGQPIDPKQLVVFPAMEKGTVVEDEIIMYHPDRGEVILSTKAAPLLGVANEQLGSVMILRDVTQERYREKMLEETNYLMIEQQKRMSILQRLTNLINQQLDNLDELLESIVEATCDAFTWAEVGILALYDTKQEQLVFAATKGLHVNLEGLPLHEESVLTRVFQEGVPQQVTEGDTPLLDSVRLQSALCVPIESSRSGRLGVLAIGHSTLKQVSSREDCNLLASFGIQAAIAISNAQLIKQIESQNAQLLEATQLKSQFLANMSHELRTPMNAVIGFSQVLLRQKRDPLTENQIDMIERILRNGKHLLELIDDILDLSKIEAGQMEQHPEYFHLDELIHHTCESLQPLATQKSLQFLFQNNYGRCTLYQDPRRVRQVITNLVSNAIKFTDAGEVRVELRPAEDGMVSIVVQDTGIGIEPQYKERIFEQFRQLDQSSTRRHGGTGLGLAITKELVQMMGGTIGVESTPGVGSRFEVRLPFRVKELPLPPATN from the coding sequence ATGTCTGCTGCGCCTGCCTATCGCCGATCGAGTCTAATCCGTCGGGTTTTGTCAGGGTTGTTTTTAAGTGTTTCCCTGCTAACGACGGCTTGTTTGCTTTTGTTGTTCTACGTCCATGTGGGCAGCCCTGAATTTCAGTCCGTTGCCACAGTAGTTGCTGTCGGTTGTTTGGTAGTGGGGCTGGCAGTGGGAATTTATGTAGCGCTCTCGATATTGCAGCGGATTCAACCCTCCCTGACGGAACTGGCGATGGTGGCGGAAGCCCTCTCAGCGGGGAATTTGTCGGTGCGGACGACGATCGAGCGGGACGACGAACTAGGGGAGTTTGCCCGAGCATTTAACCGCATGGCAGACCAACTGGAGGCGGAAACCCAGAAACTCACAGCGCGGGATATTCAGTACGGTGTGCAGTCCCTTGACCAGGTCCTTGTCAGTACCACTGATTTGGATAAGCTCGTCCAAAACAGTCTAGAAAAAGTCTGCTATCTCACAGGGGCACAGATGGGCACAATCTACCTCTGGCAAGAGGATCGGTTAGTCTTGGGCGCCCAGTGGGGACACAATTCTTCACCGCCTGTAGTGCACTTGGGGGAAGGGATTGTGGGGCAAGCTGCCCAGAAGGGAGAGCCAGTGATTTGGGAGAATACAGACAGTGATTTTCTCTACGCTACACCGATCGGGAATATTATCCCCCGCAGCCTCTCTGCTTGGCCCCTCCGCCTCAAACGCAGTTTAGTGGGTGTTCTGTTTCTAGCCAGTCTTACCCCCCTTTCCGACCAAAGTCAGAATTTGCTCAACTCCATAGATAGACGCTTAGCAACAGCAATTAGTAATGCCCAGAGCGTACAAACGATCGCGCGGCAAAGGGAGGAATTGACGACGCTATTTGAACAGTTAGTAGACGGCATTTTACTCTGTGACCCCCAGGGCAAGATTTTGAAAATCAATTCGGCGGGACGACAGATGCTGGGTTTTGCCTGTGACCCCCAATCTTCGCCCGTGGTGGCAAACTCCATGGTGGAGTTAGTGCAGCAGTTCAATATCCGCAATAGCAAGGGGCAACCCATTGACCCCAAACAACTAGTCGTCTTTCCTGCTATGGAGAAGGGTACAGTAGTCGAAGATGAGATTATTATGTACCATCCCGATCGGGGGGAAGTCATCCTCAGTACGAAAGCCGCTCCGCTGCTGGGTGTTGCTAATGAACAGTTGGGTAGTGTGATGATTTTGCGGGATGTGACCCAGGAACGCTACAGAGAAAAGATGTTGGAAGAGACCAACTATTTAATGATTGAACAACAAAAGCGGATGAGCATCCTGCAACGGCTGACTAACTTAATCAACCAACAGTTAGATAACTTAGATGAACTATTAGAATCAATCGTGGAAGCCACCTGTGATGCTTTTACCTGGGCAGAAGTGGGTATTTTAGCCCTATACGACACGAAGCAAGAACAGTTAGTTTTTGCTGCCACGAAGGGATTACATGTCAACTTAGAGGGGTTACCCTTGCACGAAGAGAGTGTCCTCACCCGTGTCTTCCAAGAAGGTGTCCCCCAACAGGTGACAGAAGGCGATACTCCCTTATTGGACAGTGTGCGTTTGCAGAGCGCTCTCTGTGTACCGATCGAGTCCAGCCGATCGGGCAGATTAGGGGTATTGGCAATTGGGCATTCCACCTTAAAACAAGTCAGTTCCCGGGAAGATTGTAATTTGTTAGCATCTTTTGGTATTCAGGCAGCGATTGCTATTAGTAATGCCCAGTTAATCAAGCAGATTGAATCCCAAAACGCCCAACTCCTGGAAGCCACACAACTCAAAAGCCAGTTTTTAGCGAACATGAGTCACGAATTGCGCACACCGATGAATGCGGTAATTGGGTTTTCCCAGGTATTATTGCGGCAGAAGCGCGACCCCCTCACAGAAAATCAAATTGACATGATTGAGCGCATTCTCAGGAATGGCAAGCATTTACTAGAGCTGATTGATGACATTCTCGACTTATCCAAAATTGAAGCGGGACAGATGGAACAACACCCCGAATACTTCCACCTGGATGAACTTATCCATCACACCTGCGAAAGTCTGCAACCCCTGGCAACGCAAAAGTCCCTGCAGTTTCTGTTTCAAAACAACTATGGTCGTTGTACCCTCTACCAAGACCCCCGGCGTGTCCGCCAGGTGATTACCAATCTGGTTTCCAATGCTATCAAATTTACCGATGCGGGAGAGGTGCGCGTAGAACTGCGACCAGCTGAAGATGGTATGGTCAGTATTGTGGTACAGGATACAGGGATTGGCATCGAACCCCAGTACAAAGAACGGATTTTTGAGCAGTTCCGCCAACTAGATCAGTCTTCTACCCGCAGGCATGGCGGCACGGGCTTGGGTTTAGCTATTACCAAGGAACTAGTGCAAATGATGGGGGGCACGATCGGTGTAGAGAGTACACCAGGGGTAGGTTCTCGCTTTGAAGTCCGTCTACCCTTTAGGGTAAAAGAGCTGCCACTACCACCTGCAACAAATTAG